One Lysinibacillus sp. OF-1 DNA segment encodes these proteins:
- a CDS encoding RecQ family ATP-dependent DNA helicase, whose amino-acid sequence MELEQLLHKHFGYSSFRPGQKEVIEALLQEQDVIALLPTGMGKSLCYQLPAYILEKPVLIVSPLLSLMQDQVEELKRFGEKRVIALNSFLSQTEKRYVLHYLEQYRFIFTSPEMLLQQQVQEKLAQMKLGLIVVDEAHCISQWGFDFRPDYLRIGEWFSRGNRPPILALSATATDKVVRDIRETLSLKAPFEFMYNVDRANIHLGRIVVEDKADKARWLMQHIKETAGPGILYVSSRKRAQQYSEALLQAGIRTAAYHAGYGAEDRQFIQQQFIDGELDWIVATNAFGMGINKLNIRQVIHESMPANIANYMQEIGRAGRDGQSALAILLYSEGDEELAKFVVTGDLPTPHHVDRYQELLSQQIQPTQMLKNGELSETAFRVLDYWVQQESSEQVKARLNHLALEKYSAVNEMLKIIQTKDCIREHLVGYFGQKLQKKPENCCENCGIHYDEIKKTRLQEDKKIEMVSWESRLQQLLMGI is encoded by the coding sequence ATGGAACTTGAACAATTATTGCACAAGCATTTTGGTTATTCATCATTTCGACCAGGGCAGAAAGAAGTCATTGAAGCTTTGCTGCAAGAGCAAGACGTTATTGCCTTATTGCCGACAGGAATGGGGAAATCACTCTGCTACCAGCTTCCAGCCTATATATTAGAAAAGCCTGTCTTAATTGTGTCACCATTGCTTTCATTAATGCAGGATCAGGTAGAAGAGCTGAAGCGTTTTGGAGAAAAGAGAGTGATCGCTTTAAATTCTTTTTTATCCCAAACAGAAAAACGCTATGTACTACATTATCTAGAGCAGTATCGGTTTATCTTTACCTCACCAGAAATGTTATTACAGCAGCAGGTACAAGAGAAATTAGCGCAAATGAAGCTTGGCTTAATCGTAGTGGATGAAGCGCACTGTATATCACAATGGGGCTTTGATTTTCGACCGGATTATTTACGAATTGGTGAATGGTTTTCGAGGGGAAATCGCCCGCCAATATTGGCGCTATCCGCCACAGCAACGGATAAGGTTGTTCGAGATATACGTGAGACCCTATCACTCAAGGCGCCATTTGAATTTATGTATAATGTTGACCGTGCAAATATTCATTTAGGTCGTATAGTAGTAGAGGATAAGGCTGATAAAGCTAGGTGGCTCATGCAGCATATTAAAGAAACAGCAGGGCCAGGTATTTTGTATGTATCTTCACGCAAACGTGCGCAGCAATATAGTGAAGCCCTTTTACAAGCAGGTATTCGCACCGCAGCATACCATGCAGGCTATGGAGCAGAAGACCGTCAGTTTATTCAGCAGCAGTTTATAGATGGTGAACTGGATTGGATAGTCGCCACGAATGCTTTTGGTATGGGCATCAATAAACTTAATATACGTCAGGTTATACATGAATCGATGCCTGCCAACATAGCGAATTATATGCAGGAAATAGGTCGTGCAGGGCGTGATGGTCAGTCTGCACTTGCCATTTTGCTGTATAGTGAAGGGGATGAAGAGCTAGCGAAATTTGTTGTGACAGGTGATTTGCCGACACCACACCATGTTGATCGCTATCAGGAGCTGCTTTCCCAGCAAATACAGCCAACACAGATGCTGAAAAATGGTGAGCTGAGCGAGACAGCTTTTCGTGTGCTGGATTATTGGGTGCAACAAGAATCTAGTGAACAAGTGAAGGCTCGATTAAATCATTTAGCCCTAGAGAAATACAGTGCGGTGAACGAAATGCTAAAAATCATTCAGACAAAAGACTGTATTCGTGAACATTTAGTCGGGTATTTTGGGCAAAAATTGCAGAAAAAGCCGGAAAACTGTTGTGAAAATTGTGGAATCCATTATGATGAAATCAAGAAAACACGCTTACAAGAAGATAAGAAAATTGAAATGGTTTCGTGGGAAAGTCGATTGCAGCAACTTTTAATGGGTATTTAG
- a CDS encoding LysM peptidoglycan-binding domain-containing protein, whose translation MNKEDYRDKIEEHRQSFEDEQNEQQSLSRVSRMNKNGNKNKKPKNTRRKTPLMTILFVIFILIPLTILIYFWKFYEPGKTIEQAEKDTAEQVVELDPSESSASDKEKDKGKGQDDQGDKKAQEQSQKDADKLAAEQKAAEEAKKAEEAKKAEEAKKAEEARIAQQQAEAARKAEEAKKAEEAKQNAKATTHTVKANENLYRIALNHYGDGSEATLAKIRAFNGMSSNTVRVGQVIRLP comes from the coding sequence ATGAATAAAGAAGATTATCGCGATAAAATAGAAGAACATCGTCAATCATTTGAAGATGAACAAAATGAACAGCAATCCTTATCAAGAGTTTCCAGAATGAATAAAAATGGCAATAAAAATAAAAAGCCAAAAAATACAAGACGGAAAACACCGTTAATGACGATTTTGTTTGTTATTTTTATCCTAATTCCATTAACAATTCTTATTTATTTTTGGAAATTTTATGAGCCAGGAAAAACGATTGAACAAGCTGAAAAAGATACAGCAGAACAGGTCGTCGAATTAGATCCTTCCGAGTCATCTGCATCTGATAAAGAGAAAGATAAAGGTAAGGGACAAGACGATCAAGGAGATAAAAAAGCACAGGAGCAATCTCAAAAAGATGCAGACAAATTAGCAGCTGAACAAAAGGCTGCGGAAGAAGCGAAAAAAGCTGAAGAAGCAAAAAAAGCTGAGGAAGCGAAAAAAGCCGAAGAAGCTAGAATAGCACAACAACAGGCAGAGGCAGCAAGAAAAGCAGAAGAGGCGAAAAAAGCCGAAGAAGCGAAACAAAATGCTAAAGCCACTACACATACTGTCAAAGCGAATGAGAACTTATACCGAATCGCATTGAATCATTATGGCGATGGTAGTGAGGCGACATTAGCTAAAATTCGTGCTTTCAATGGTATGTCTTCAAATACGGTCAGGGTTGGGCAAGTAATTAGGCTACCTTAA
- a CDS encoding metallophosphoesterase — protein MLYIGLFLLVVIAFLLYMWKVAHENNVLHHQLSLHGEQEQVRLFFISDVHLRKINKKMIAQLEGHFDAVIIGGDFADSRTPIERIHENLTLLKSIAPIYFVWGNNDREIGEERLKDILQAYQVQIIVNDAVLLPVKNRFWLSAIEDTTVKEYSFEKAFEKVGEQDLVVFIAHNPGVFAKVRAKFRADLMMGGHLHGGQIRFGPYGVHPNGSYRQRDGVMTLVSNGYGTTLVPFRLGAKPQCHIIDIDISSK, from the coding sequence ATGCTATATATAGGGCTATTTCTTTTAGTTGTCATCGCCTTTCTACTTTATATGTGGAAGGTAGCGCATGAAAATAATGTATTACATCACCAGCTTTCATTACACGGTGAACAGGAACAGGTACGATTATTTTTTATTTCAGATGTACATTTACGTAAAATAAATAAAAAAATGATTGCACAATTAGAGGGACATTTTGATGCTGTGATTATTGGTGGTGACTTTGCAGATAGCCGCACACCTATTGAACGGATTCATGAAAATTTGACTTTATTAAAGTCTATCGCACCAATCTATTTTGTGTGGGGCAATAATGACAGAGAAATTGGAGAAGAAAGGCTAAAGGACATTTTACAGGCCTATCAGGTTCAAATCATTGTCAATGATGCTGTGCTACTTCCTGTAAAAAATCGTTTTTGGTTAAGTGCAATTGAAGATACAACAGTGAAAGAATATAGCTTTGAAAAGGCCTTTGAAAAGGTAGGAGAGCAGGATTTAGTTGTTTTCATTGCACATAACCCAGGTGTTTTTGCCAAAGTTCGAGCAAAGTTCCGAGCAGATTTAATGATGGGGGGACATTTACATGGGGGGCAGATTCGATTCGGTCCTTATGGTGTTCATCCCAACGGTTCCTATCGACAGCGTGATGGTGTCATGACCTTAGTAAGTAATGGCTATGGCACGACATTAGTGCCTTTTCGACTTGGCGCAAAACCTCAATGTCATATTATTGACATTGATATTTCGAGTAAATAA
- a CDS encoding YpdA family putative bacillithiol disulfide reductase, translating to MQQADAIIVGGGPCGLAAAIALQNIGLQPIVIEKGNIVNAIYHYPTHQTFFSTSERLAIGDVPFIIEGRKPKRNQALVYYREVVRLKNIQVNRFEKVQSVVKNNDVFTVTSDKDTYETPYVVIATGYYDHPNYINIKGEQLPKVFHYFKEGHEFFDTDVLVIGGKNSAIDAALELNKAGARVTVVYRGSEYSSSIKPWVLPEFEGVVKTGEVDMRFNTNVLEIREHEVVLEVAGQEQVVKNDFVFAMTGYHPDHTFVKAMGVEIDEETGRPFVTPETMETNVEGLFIAGVIAAGNNANEIFIENGRFHGECIARIIEQRKK from the coding sequence ATGCAGCAAGCAGATGCAATTATTGTTGGAGGTGGCCCATGTGGCTTAGCAGCAGCAATAGCTTTGCAAAATATTGGATTACAACCTATTGTGATCGAAAAGGGCAATATCGTGAATGCCATCTATCACTATCCTACACATCAAACTTTTTTCAGTACAAGTGAACGTTTAGCTATTGGTGACGTACCTTTTATTATTGAAGGCCGTAAACCAAAACGAAACCAAGCACTTGTTTACTATCGAGAGGTTGTCCGCTTGAAAAATATACAAGTAAATCGCTTTGAAAAAGTGCAAAGTGTTGTGAAAAATAACGATGTGTTCACTGTCACATCTGATAAAGATACGTATGAAACGCCGTATGTAGTAATTGCAACGGGCTATTACGATCACCCGAATTATATAAATATTAAGGGTGAACAGTTACCCAAAGTATTCCATTACTTTAAAGAGGGACATGAATTTTTTGATACGGATGTACTTGTTATTGGTGGCAAAAATTCAGCTATAGATGCTGCGTTGGAATTAAATAAAGCAGGCGCTCGTGTAACAGTTGTCTATCGTGGTAGTGAATATTCTTCAAGCATCAAACCGTGGGTCTTACCTGAATTTGAAGGGGTAGTCAAAACGGGAGAAGTTGACATGCGTTTTAATACGAATGTGCTAGAAATTCGTGAGCATGAAGTGGTTTTAGAAGTAGCTGGGCAAGAGCAAGTAGTAAAAAATGATTTCGTTTTTGCTATGACTGGCTACCATCCAGATCACACTTTTGTCAAAGCGATGGGCGTTGAGATTGATGAAGAAACAGGGCGTCCTTTTGTTACGCCAGAAACGATGGAAACTAATGTCGAGGGCTTATTCATTGCGGGAGTTATTGCAGCAGGGAATAATGCCAATGAAATTTTTATCGAAAATGGGCGTTTCCATGGTGAATGTATTGCTCGAATTATTGAGCAAAGAAAAAAATAA
- a CDS encoding glycerol-3-phosphate acyltransferase gives MIGLYWALSYLMGNFMTAYFVGKVYGVNLQAERSKNLGARNAGSVIGKAAFVWTFLGDALKGVLVVWLGYLWQLEEWVMIGGAAWVIAGHLFPIWLKFNGGKGVATFIGVGIALSPSLFLWMIIGTMLSLVFTRSLTLSMVGGFIFYIGAIIQAGKLEPYGLLIIAIMCMLIKHMSNIQESLKRRK, from the coding sequence TTGATTGGGTTGTACTGGGCCCTTAGCTATTTAATGGGAAACTTCATGACAGCTTATTTCGTTGGTAAGGTGTATGGTGTCAATTTGCAGGCAGAGCGTAGTAAAAACTTGGGCGCACGTAATGCGGGAAGTGTTATTGGAAAAGCGGCTTTTGTTTGGACTTTTCTTGGTGATGCACTGAAAGGAGTACTAGTCGTTTGGTTAGGGTATTTGTGGCAATTAGAAGAATGGGTCATGATTGGTGGAGCTGCATGGGTGATAGCCGGACATTTATTTCCTATCTGGTTGAAATTTAATGGCGGAAAAGGTGTGGCTACTTTTATCGGTGTTGGAATCGCCTTATCACCGAGCCTATTTTTATGGATGATTATTGGTACCATGCTTTCACTTGTCTTTACACGAAGTTTGACACTTAGTATGGTTGGAGGCTTTATTTTCTATATAGGGGCTATTATTCAGGCGGGGAAATTAGAGCCATATGGACTGCTCATTATAGCAATCATGTGCATGCTCATCAAGCATATGTCTAATATTCAGGAATCGTTAAAAAGGAGGAAGTGA
- a CDS encoding aminotransferase class V-fold PLP-dependent enzyme — MYWCKIAQTNAEFEAIARLNYETFVEEIPQHEANSTRIKVDRFHQENTYVVVYKETELIGMVAFRDQRPFSIDEKIGEIEGYLPKENCVKPCEIRLLSVKKGYRTGRVLLKLTQALTTFAYEKGYTAAVISGTTREEKLYKQMGFKQFAPAVGAKDAIFLPMVLTRHEFEQSLQHRLATEQFTFYPGPVKQLEMSDYSDLSHRSLPFYALYERVQKKLLHLSNANYIGVIVGTGTLANEVMLAQLKVQQLGKGLILTNGEFGERLRKQATRWSLSFDVVEKDWGTAFDGDEVASLLETGAYQWMLAVHGETSTGTCNDLEHLSELAKQYHVKLCIDSISTFGAMPFSLQDCYLATAVSGKAIGALSGLAFVFSQSLVPPAATLPAYLDLANYQQGAIPFTLPAMLLGNVEVALQAYPARYEQLQQRFQALLQLPIMQYQYRTVHYPMLVTVRLPSAYSNLPIDLALNGLLVHGESHYLQQRGFIQFSVIQPDFDEALARLREILYYYEQVIAAEQSTS; from the coding sequence ATGTATTGGTGTAAAATTGCCCAAACAAATGCCGAGTTTGAGGCTATCGCTCGATTGAATTATGAAACATTTGTTGAAGAGATTCCACAGCATGAAGCGAATTCGACAAGAATAAAAGTTGATCGATTTCATCAGGAGAATACATATGTCGTTGTGTATAAGGAAACAGAATTAATTGGAATGGTCGCGTTTAGAGATCAACGACCGTTCTCGATTGATGAAAAAATTGGCGAGATTGAGGGATATTTACCTAAAGAAAATTGTGTGAAACCTTGCGAAATTCGATTACTTTCAGTGAAAAAGGGTTATCGAACGGGGCGGGTACTATTGAAACTTACACAAGCTTTAACTACCTTTGCCTACGAAAAAGGCTATACAGCAGCAGTAATTTCAGGGACAACAAGAGAAGAAAAGCTGTATAAGCAGATGGGCTTTAAACAATTTGCACCAGCTGTAGGAGCAAAAGATGCAATATTTTTACCGATGGTGCTAACAAGACATGAATTTGAACAATCATTACAACATAGACTAGCGACGGAACAGTTTACATTTTATCCAGGGCCTGTGAAGCAATTGGAGATGAGTGATTATTCAGATTTATCGCACCGATCGTTACCATTTTATGCACTTTATGAACGAGTGCAAAAAAAGCTACTGCATTTATCGAATGCCAATTATATTGGTGTAATCGTTGGTACGGGAACATTGGCAAATGAAGTGATGCTGGCCCAATTAAAGGTGCAACAATTAGGGAAAGGGCTTATTTTAACAAATGGTGAATTTGGCGAACGTTTACGGAAGCAAGCTACTCGCTGGTCATTATCGTTTGATGTAGTGGAGAAAGACTGGGGGACAGCGTTTGATGGAGATGAGGTGGCGTCACTGCTTGAAACGGGGGCTTATCAGTGGATGCTAGCAGTGCATGGTGAGACTTCCACAGGGACTTGTAATGATTTAGAGCATTTGAGTGAGCTAGCTAAGCAATACCATGTAAAGCTATGTATAGATAGTATCAGTACGTTTGGTGCCATGCCATTTTCTTTACAAGACTGTTATTTGGCTACAGCAGTGAGTGGCAAAGCCATCGGTGCGTTAAGCGGGCTAGCATTTGTGTTTTCACAATCCCTTGTACCACCAGCTGCTACATTACCTGCTTATCTTGATTTAGCAAATTATCAGCAAGGTGCCATACCATTTACACTACCTGCAATGTTATTGGGTAATGTTGAGGTGGCATTACAAGCCTATCCAGCACGCTATGAGCAGCTGCAGCAACGCTTTCAGGCACTGCTGCAGCTTCCCATCATGCAATATCAATACCGAACAGTCCACTATCCAATGCTTGTAACTGTTCGATTGCCAAGTGCTTATTCTAACCTACCCATTGATCTAGCATTAAATGGGCTATTGGTTCATGGTGAAAGTCATTATTTACAACAAAGGGGATTCATTCAATTTTCCGTAATACAACCAGATTTCGACGAAGCCTTAGCTCGTCTTCGTGAAATATTGTACTACTATGAACAAGTGATAGCGGCAGAGCAAAGTACCAGCTAA
- a CDS encoding asparaginase gives MKKTILLIHTGGTISMAMSAEGAVMPNEENPLMKESNKLASLASIIEIEAFNLPSPHITPKEMLQLRNVIMEQMTAQPIDGVVITHGTDTLEETAYFLELTTNLDIPIVLTGAMRSSNELGADGIYNLVEAVRVAVDEEARNKGVLVVMNDEVHLAVNTTKTSTSSVNTFQSPQYGPIGLITKSRILFHHAPIRRQYVDVNNLSKRVAMLKVYAGMEEDLLDIVLACKYDGVVLEGLGQGNVPPSVVKGIESLLQRDIPVVLVSRCFNGIAEGVYGYIGGGKMLEDLGAIFATGINGQKARLKLLIGLNTTGTPINLKDFFL, from the coding sequence ATGAAAAAAACAATTTTATTAATTCATACTGGCGGCACAATCTCCATGGCTATGAGTGCTGAAGGAGCAGTCATGCCGAATGAAGAAAATCCCCTTATGAAGGAAAGTAATAAACTAGCTTCACTTGCAAGCATCATCGAAATAGAAGCTTTTAACCTTCCTTCTCCACATATCACACCGAAGGAAATGCTACAATTGCGCAACGTGATTATGGAGCAAATGACAGCACAGCCAATCGATGGTGTTGTCATCACACATGGTACGGATACTTTAGAAGAAACTGCCTATTTCTTAGAACTAACAACGAACTTAGACATCCCCATTGTACTGACAGGTGCCATGCGCTCTTCTAACGAACTAGGGGCAGATGGCATTTATAATTTAGTGGAAGCAGTCCGAGTAGCTGTCGATGAAGAAGCACGTAATAAAGGGGTACTTGTTGTCATGAATGATGAGGTTCATCTTGCTGTTAACACAACTAAAACAAGCACGAGCTCAGTGAATACTTTCCAATCTCCACAGTATGGGCCGATTGGATTAATTACAAAATCACGTATCCTATTCCATCATGCACCCATTCGTCGACAATATGTAGATGTTAACAATTTATCCAAGCGCGTGGCGATGTTAAAAGTGTATGCTGGAATGGAGGAAGATTTACTAGATATCGTGCTTGCATGCAAATATGATGGCGTCGTACTGGAAGGACTAGGTCAAGGGAATGTCCCTCCATCTGTAGTAAAAGGAATTGAAAGCCTCTTACAGCGAGACATTCCAGTAGTGCTCGTATCCCGCTGCTTCAATGGGATTGCAGAGGGTGTTTATGGCTACATTGGTGGAGGGAAAATGCTGGAAGACTTAGGTGCAATTTTCGCCACAGGTATTAATGGCCAAAAGGCACGCTTAAAATTGTTAATAGGTCTAAACACTACAGGCACGCCTATTAACTTAAAGGACTTTTTCCTGTAA